The DNA sequence TGACGGGATTATCAAATAGTGTGCAAATTATGGTATTACTTCAACGTAGAATACATGAGTGATTATTAGTTTTGTAGATATTACAAAAGTTCAGTGAACTTGATCTTTGAATGAAgtgatataataaaaaaaaaacgaattttttttacatcttgaTTACCTGCATTGTTCGACCCAATGATGTTTtctgatataaaataattggATTACAAGACCGCAAATCATAACTTAAATTTTCACCCACTTTACTCGAAATTGTCAACTCTATACACGTAGGTGTTGACTTTGATTGTATGAACTGGTTACAGTTGACATATTACATTAAAAATGCGAAATTATCAAGGGACATGCTTTTCTTTGCGCCAAGAAccataaaattatatcataATTTATAGAATCAGATACCacctaaatttttcaacaagtgTACCACTCAAAAAGTAAAGTGGATCGTGACTTATAAtggagtaagaaaaattttatattacatcTTTTTTACGGATGAGAGTCTGATATGTGACAACTGCAAAATATCAATGAAACTTtaattcgtatatatatatatatatatatatatatatatatatatatatatatatatatacatgtttttttttaaatatatttgtttGACTAAGGCTACACCGCCAGCCTAGTACCGCTCTTGTGCTGTCGCGGAAAAGccaggaacaaaaaaaaaaacaacgaagagTTAGCTTCTCTTCATACTTAATTTTGAGATTGCAAAAgaggaacagaaaaaaaaaaattaaaaacaaagtaCAACAAAACTTTAcctatttcaaataattaataatgattaattattattaatactagACAGACAATACATCATCATGCGTCCAGGTAAACCCATCTAAAGTAGTCTataattttcttccatttcacttttttatgGAGACATTCACATCACTCTCAAAATtatgtcatttttattaactttttcattttcttttttgttgatttttttacttatatttTACTTTACCTTACAAGGTTGctgtttgaataaattatacgaaatCTGTTTCAAAACATCACAACCAGTCAACACAATTAAATTCTGATCATCAAGCTCTGGAATGATCATACATGGCTCATTTTGCAGAATTAATTCAGCTACTTGAAGTATCGCACATGTACTTATTTCTGAAGCATACGATCAATAGGATAAACGGCAGTTTTATACTGCTGAACGAATATTCTGATAACTGTGAAACAATACGAGAAAATCTAGTACGAAGCACGGTATATACAGCAATTGACCgttgacaaaatattttttctaggtgcaataatttataatgGATACCGATTGCTCTTTGGCTTTTAGGTTGTTTGTCCAAAATTTATAGTGATATTCAACATTcgaaacgaagagaaaaaaaaataaaaaaattctgtgagCCATGTAATCAGAGCCTAGATATACCTTACAGATGATAATGTAAATTTGAGATGTATCATGgaatttgtcaattttaattaaacgatTCAATGTATAAACTATgccataatttttaatatgtttGACGTAATCCAATACTTAGTAAAGATGTAAGGATAAAGttcaaattgattgaattcaaaataaaatgaaccaGGGATTAGCAGATACATAGAAATTATGTAACAGTATATAGTTAAACATATTGTAGTTAAGCTCTTTTTCGAATAACATCACCTCtatgttttcaggtgatgATGTTAcggcatttttttctatcaaacaTGTTTCGCGTTGAAGAACAAAATCGTATGACAAACGTTAGATGCGTTAGATCTCTATTAGTAGCTGGAGGCAATCAGTTTTCAATGGAGTGTTTGTATCACAAAATATACCGGCAATTTTCAATCGCATTATACCATTTTGTAATATAAAGCGTGTTGCAGTAATCTTGATGAGTTATTGAGAGCCTTGAACTCTGCTATCCTGATATGTGTTGTGTTCTTAGTTAGAGACTGATGATAAATTGGAGTATTATTACAAGCGCAATGAATTTTACTACGTAACAGAAGTCAATCCGACGGTAATTAGTagtgtgtaataaattatttgtccGACTTTCGTGAAAATACTAAATGTTTTTATCTGTGCTAGTTGAAGGTCGGCAGATCGCACTAAGCAAGTAATTTAGTAATCAAAAGTTCTTAATTAAAATCACAGAtataaaagaataattatttacatttttacatttaatgTTATAAACACTGTTATGTCTTCTTAAGCGTTGCGAAACactaatttcaattaaaataataatgcatttgaaaaacttaatatcatatttttaattgcaTACTGAAATTCCCCACATGTCAATTAGGTATTGTTTTAGTAACGAGTTGTTAACATTCTCATAGGCAAAGTTAAGTgtccaaataaaaatttgaacaccATATAAGTGTTTGTCTGTTTTCTTTGAAATCGTCTTACTTCACACAGAAAAGTGacacaagaaaatatttgaaatttggaaatactCGTATGAACCACGATACGTACTGCAACTTTTACTCAAAAGATTTCTTTTggcaatgaaaaatatatctagAACtttgatatacgtatatacagatatagatacatatatatataaacgtacGTTTAAAAAAGTTGCTGTCAAGGAATTATAGGATTTACCAAAGACAGTTTACCTTTCAATAAAGACAAATTGTGATTGAATAACGGTTAATcacgccagaaaaataatagagTAAAggttgtattataatatttttttgcatagACATGGTTGATTGCAATAATCGTAAATAGAAATTTACTAGTTTAAATTTCTATGTACAATTGATAAcgttattttatcgaattgaaCCCTACTTCTTAAATAGAATAATACAAATTGTAAACTATAAAAAGCTGAACATGCCATGATAGGGGGAGAAATGTGtcttttgattttgaatgcAATGGTACAGAGCTTTAGATTATATAGAACAATGTAAAGAGCATAGTATAAAAGCTGTTCATGAAGTTGTGATatcaggaaaaataaatagtgGCTTCATTTTCAAGCTGTTTCTTCACTTTGTtctaattttgtaatttcttgaattattttcattgtttctCTTGAGAAAGTAAACAACTCACAAGGCCTGTAATTTTGGGTATTACAATAAACTTTTCTTCATGATTTTTACGGTATCGATGCTTTAATACTTTGTATTCAAACAGCAACCTCTATATCGGATTAAACATTTCTAAATGGACTACAGACATCCCATCTTTCACACATCACAAGCAAGTACttttaaatcaattattatttatgattttttttttgttttttcttttaccaatAACCAATAATtagttatttaatatttattaaataagcGGGTCTGTGTAAAAATTTAGCGCTCTTTAACACTTGGTTTAACATTACCCTCATCTAACTTTATTTTATATGTCCAAAAACAACTtgcttatcattattattattattcgtcaTTTTCTCCAATGGAAGAAACTGTTGGTTGtcagcaaatttttctttcacacgaCTCACAAGCTCTCTACCACTCCTTTAATCCCATGAGGTTTATCacactaattattattactttaattaataatttatacaaattctGCCTGGCACACGTTATCCATACATTGTTCTCGTGTTTCTTCGGGAACCAGCGAATATATGGCGGCTGTATTTTCTATCACACTGTAGTATCATTCGTGTTTTGAGTTCTGATTAATCGTGTATCAAAGCGTTACTCGTATTGCAAACACTTTGTTTTAATGAAGCATCAACATCGCACTGCcttattttattgtaacaatTGTTTGTTGTCCACATTGTGTCACCCGAATGTACCCGAGTAATAGAGAATGTGATTAGGGTGATTTTCACGTTTTCATTAGTTTCACAATATTTAAGTGTCATCGACTGGGATCTCACTTTCATTTCACACATAAAcgcattagttttttttttttttttttttttaagaagtaTCTTAAACTTTTAAGAATCCATATTGCctcattattattcaacgacatatttttcaatacaatacAATGTTGTGAATTTAACAATACAATATCAAAGTCTTATTGGGTCGCTGTATTTCCATTCGTTTTTAGTTCGAAACATAGAGTAGATTAAGTTTACCatgttcaatttaaaaaaaaaaatttcttccttattattgaaaaaatttcgaataattttcaaactatatACACGCCAGTCTAATTTCAAAGTATTGTTACTTTACTTTATAACGGtctttttggaattttcactGTTTCGTTTTCTGCGACACGGATTCAACAGTATCATTTTCTTTATGTAACTGCTGCTCTGTGTCGTTATAAAATTACTACTGCTACCGTAATCTATATGCGCAGTAGTGCGACAGACATctgaaaagtttgttttttcttgtgttttcgattttcatttcccatttgttttttaatttttaagtttaAACGACTATATACACTTTTGACTATCTCCTTAGGCACAAATTGCGCCTCCCGGCTTTACTGATTTTTTACTTAAATCAGTATTTAATTGTCCATTAACCTCACTTCAGCGGCAAAGCATATTATATAAGTTTTTAAGTTATGTTAAGCTGTACAAGTACAATAATATGTTTCATTCATTCACAGTACTTTATGTTTAGGAAGTGGAACTTGCATTGGCAATCGGCAGTGTtaaccatatttttttgttttctgcctCATACAGCTTGTTGTACCACCAAGGATTaccatatttcaaaaaaatattgatttctcTTCATCGCTATTTATCTCACTGTCCACTGTAGTACTGTACTCGACCAGTTGACGCAGTTACAGGCATTTCTCGCATTACATCTTCCCATGCTGTGTAGAGAAATCAGAAATAGTTAACAGCAAAACATTAAATTTCTATATTATTAGATCCCCGTGTTAAACCAAACATAATATCGATTCACGATAAATCGGTAAATGAACGTGTCACCTTAAAAACTCGACttcaatttaattatcatCTTTTATATGGGTATGCGACatcattatttaataaatatccCTTATACGATAGTTTTCAATACTTGGAATCGACTTCCAATCACTATTAGAACGTAATAATGTTTAATTACTGTATCACTCTACTGATaggtaaaatgaaataagaaatgaCAGCATTTTCCAAGGCCACACTCATAATGCAAAATATCTAAAATATCATTGGAAGTTTTCACGATACATCTATCACGGAAAATAGGGAAATGTGACTTACCCGATCCAACAAATGTAACAATTTTGTCATGATTGTAGTTTTGGACGTTTACAGATTCTTCTGGTGCAACGTATCGTGCTGAAAAATCTTCCATTGGCTGCTGGTGATACTTTTCCATTATACCTGGAGGTGGTGGAGGAGGTAAATACGTAGGTGGAGGAATAAACCTCGGGGGACCATAACTCAAGTATGGCAGTTGTGGTACCATCACGTGATGCATAGGATGATGATGAAGTTGAGCATGTGCAGGATGCATTTGAAAGTTTGGTGGCGGTTTGTCATATCGTAAATGTTTGTCGAACATCGGCGGGGGTCTGTCAAAATTTGGGGGTGGTTTATCAAATAGTGGAGGAGTTGCCGTTGAAAATACCGAACTAGCTTCCGGCGTTTCGTCAGAATCATCGGACAGTAAAAGTTGTTCGTTTATTTCAAACCCAAAAATCAATTCGCTAGGGGATTCACTATTCCTTAATAAGTCAGAGGTAGCTTCATCTAACAGTATCACAGCTGGTCTTGACGAtgaattctttttattcgatGATTGACTCTCCGTAGATTTTTGGGATTGTTCTTTGTTACTCTTTGTTAACTGTTTAGTCTTTTTCACCCCATTATCTTCACGATGGTCTGTTTTCACATTCTGATTTTGAATACTTCCCACTTTTAGAGAATCATGTTTCAAATTAGTTTGCTGTTCTTTcgacaattttgaatttttttccgattcggTAGCACTTTTCGTCGTTTCACCATCCAACATATTCTGTGTTGGTATTTTAGGATTATTTTGCGATTTCAACTTTGAAGCGTCAGAATCTTGTTGTTGACCACTAATTATATTCTGAGGATTTCCTGGTCGTTTCGACTCCTTCTCTTCAGAGTGCGTTTGACTTTGTCCGTTTCCTGATTTCCGGTTTGATTCTTCCTGTTGCTGGGtaacagattttttcaactctttagAATTCTCTATTTGTGACTGACTGGAGgagttttgaatattttgttgaTATGCCCTTCTTGGTCTCGGGATATTAATTCTTGCATTGAAATTTGCATCCTTTAGATTTGTGTTTTCTGGAGAAGTAAAGTTGTCTGTTTCCGGAGAATAGTAATTACTAATAGAATTGTTTGATTTTGGTGGGGTCTGATTCGTTTGCGTTGTAGTCTCAGTTGAATTTGGGTTAGAATTATTCAAGTTCATGATTTTGGTTTCCTGGGCTAATCGTTGAtgcattttttcaatatcccgAACATACTTGAATACTTGaatgtttttattaattgctTCCTCGTGGGCTTCAGCCTTTTTATTATCCGGCGAAGACTTCACTTTTGATAATACAGGCGATGGCGGTTTATCGAAACTTAAACTTAAACTATGTACATGGTTCGAGTGTGCAAAATTATGCTGCTTTATTTTTCTGtcggagtgctgcaattcgtCCAAACTTGGATAATAGTCTTGAGGTATTTTATCTGATTCGGACGGCGTCTTGGAAGGAACGCTAGGCCAGCAAGCAGCATTCAACATCATTGGTCCGATCTCTGTCATTTTTAGGACAGAGCTGGTAGAAATGTTTATTGTGGCCGTGCGCGCAATATCAGCGTAGCTAGCCTGAGGGGTGCCACCGGAGGAGGTAGTATTTTTAGTAAGATTATGCTTAGTTGTATTCGAAGTTACAGGGAGAGAATGAACGGAGTCCAGGTCACTGCTATCTGATTTGTCACTGAAATgccaaataaaaatatattcatttacATTGAATATAATGTAATTGTTTTAATGAAACTTTGAAGCAAGCTATTACATTGATAAGCTTATGGAACAACTTTACTAACTGGctattttcgataaatctatAGTTACTTTTGTCATTGTGCATTGTTGCAAAGTCAGCAAACAAACTCTCATTGATCAGGACTCGGCATAAAAATGGAACTGtaattttctttgtcttttatttggatcattataaaataaaattgtgagTATTACTGTAAGTAAGTTTGAGACCGGGTTGCATATAATGTTACACAAACGAATTACCTAGGTGGCATACTGCTGGCAGATTTTCTCCTAAGTTCTGGAGATAATGGCGTTCTATACTCGTTGTTGAATCCTCTAGATCTTTGTAAATATGATCCCGTGGTAGACAAATTTTGTGCTCGACCACCACTGGAACTTCTTCGTCTCTGcttcttgctttttttcttttttgttaccACCAAAAAATCTGGTTCAGGTTCTGGTTCTGGGTTGATCTTCTTTATTGAGTTTCGGCGAGTTGTATAATCGTCACCAGTATCATTGCAATATATAGATTGCCCTTCTTCCGTACCCCAAGATCGTCGATCACCACGACAATCGACCGGTGTATCCCCAATACTGCGCTGCTTGGCGCGACGGAGAGCCACGTTTGTAGTACCTGCACATATTgtttatgtatttttaatgTTACCTATTCAAAGTACAAATATAACTTTAACCGAGTAACAAGATATGTGACTAAGAAAAGAAACTAGTCAAGCAAAAACAACTTTTCGAAGGTCTGAAATAGTTAAAGTATTGCTAACAATAAGACATGacataatgataaataaaacagtAGCAGCTTACCATGTTGACTTGAAATACTGCTAGCACCACTGGAACTTATACTCTTTTCTGCGGTGAGATCTTCCAGCTTGGTTTTAGATATTTCCTCTAGTGAGTTAGATTTTTGTAGCTTGGCTGGCAACTGCTCTCTTTTTGCATCTTTTTCTCTGGGTCGTGGTTTAGCTCCTGAACTTGCTTTAACTCTAACTGTATTGGTCATTTTACCTTTCTTGCCCTTTGACTCTTTGCtttcgataaaattaatcaagcTATCAATATCCATGTTGCGGTGACCCTCTATGGTTTCTGCTTtatatactttatatatattcGGTTCCTGTGCATGCTTTCTGCGTGACTTTTTGCGTTCGTTGCCATATCCCTGTACTGCGTTCCCATTTTCATCCAAGGACTTCTTTTCACCAGAGCCGGATGATTCCTTCACTGGAATGTGATGAGTCGCAAGCCTGGACACTGTTTCTGTGCATAGAGCACGCAATGTTCATTCAACGCAATTATTTCTTATcagtttattgattttaaattttagattatttactttgaaaatatcagctttttctacaatattttacttttcttaaCCAAATACAGATTACTCATATTATATTCATTGCACATGTTgcatattaaaaattctctgacATTGTAATGATCGTGTGTGATTTTTGAATGCTTTTAGACAATGTTAGTGTACAGAAATTCGCTTATCAAATGCTTTTGTCAGTAAAAAATGTCCAACTTCAGGAgccaaaatttaaaatgtcACCATTCTCTGTTGAATTCAAATTAGAGGGTTAGACAATgttcttttaaaaataattaggcTAAGTCTCCTTTTATTCATGTGTACGGAAAACggaaaattgacaatttgtttttctctacAAGAAAATAACACGGGTAATTATGTTTTTACGTAATAGTACCAGTTCATAGTCTAATCATTGCTTCTCAATATTgacatttaaatatttcacgacAAATAAATACAGCTATTTACTCATGTGTAGAGTCCGTTGTAAATATTCGCAAAATGGCAAgaatggaaggaaaaaaaagaaacaaaacactCACCCATGGCAAGGTTTGGATTTGTCGTTGACCAATTAACAGGCATCATAGAGTAAACATTGGACACTGGAACTTTGCCCTGCTGAGAATTAGTGCCACCCGAAGTACCGCCAACAATACATTTCACAGTATtgtatgtttgaaattgtCGAGTACTCGTTGCCTCCGTGCCATTGACAGTTACTTTTGACTTTTCTTGTTTGCCATTGTGTTCACGTATTGGAAATTCTATACTACTGTCAACTGGTGTCTGTGCAATGTCAAATGTGGCATGAGTAATAAATTGCACCGGTAAACGTGGTTCGATAACTTTCATTTCTGTTCCCTCGTCATCTTCCGCTTCGATAGCATGAGGGCGCTGTGTGCCACCCCCTGCCCCTGCCGCATTATGCTCTCCAATTCCACCTACCTgtataatgataaatatttacatttttaaagTAGTTTGGACAGATCACAGTAACACAATATGGATATTAGGATAGCTCttaaaaaggtcatttttgaattttgacccGGCCATCCTCCAAATTAGttccaagtaaaaaaaaaataatttgtgtaagAATTGAAGGTGGTAACTTAACTGGAAAAGCTGCCTGTAAACATATACCCATTTTTAGTGTCGAATTTCGGGAAAAAACATTAGTTATACTTAACGATGAAAAGTCACTGTGCAGAATGAAATATTACAGCAGCTATTTGCGTAGTACTTCCATTGCAGCAGCGAAATGGAGAACAAAAACACGATTTTTCATCAGTGAAAATTACTAGTGGTTTCTGTTCACAATCGAAACTGGATTTATGCTTACCGGCACCACTTCTAGTCGAGTTACAAATGCTCTGGTTTcatgcaaattattttttatttatttggaaCCAATTTGGGGAGGTGCTGTggtcgaaattaaaaaatgaactttTTCAGAACCACCCTAATGGATATATCTAGAAGCTAAGTATTTTGGAAATTAAGTGTGAACGATTCTATAGGAATACTAAAGTGATTGTGTTGTATTATAGAGATTTTGGTCATTATTTGGCGTCACGATTAATGATACTGATCAGTGCTAACCTCGACATCACTGAGATCAATCACCATGTAGTCTGGTTTGGGTTCTGGAGGTGGAGGATCCGATTCGACCATTTCATTTGTAATTTGCTTCCCTCTGCCTCCTCTCTTACTATCTTTTAACTCTCTGTCTCCGTCAGCAGCCTGTCCAATGTCGATTTCCcgcttgttttcttttttttctttatctttttcttctcgtttcaAACCGCTGTATGACGGTTTGTCCAGAGATTTGGATTTGTCTTTATTGGCCCAATCGTACGCTGCCCTCTTGTCTGAGAAACCCTTTTCAATAAACACACAAGAAACTATAATAATTGTACACATGTCATCGCATcaattttgttgaatattaaaacaatttgaaaaatttcgtacagATTGGGCCATTTATGTATCCTCAATCAATAAAACAACATATTATTGTGATTAAGGCAATTTTTTGTGTGGATTTGTTTGTACTTATAGGTCTAAATAAACTTATCTTGAATCTGAAAGTATGATTGGGTGTTTACTTTCATGCAGACATGAATCACCGACATTGAATACAAGACAActtataaaagtaaaaatagtaGTTTAATATTAAATGAgta is a window from the Diprion similis isolate iyDipSimi1 chromosome 6, iyDipSimi1.1, whole genome shotgun sequence genome containing:
- the LOC124407335 gene encoding uncharacterized protein LOC124407335 isoform X2 produces the protein MNTEDISLSSSSKMAPWPEHHQEPVAPDKTDENRVGTADTSTEAPTINEANTVVTVTTETSEISSNSTAQSVPGNSGLENKQEEPATLSTLNEGELRALLDEAITYKCPKDREGKSNLFKELLQEAEADETEEGRRVVTNSRCLPGSNRRRNKRDSVSERLTHGGSLQNLAQPISSEFDSSFTYLTSGCSHIYGGGRRKGKKHTGPSVSARQREGGSLPSNVNASHSLASLANLDILFDKKGFSDKRAAYDWANKDKSKSLDKPSYSGLKREEKDKEKKENKREIDIGQAADGDRELKDSKRGGRGKQITNEMVESDPPPPEPKPDYMVIDLSDVEVGGIGEHNAAGAGGGTQRPHAIEAEDDEGTEMKVIEPRLPVQFITHATFDIAQTPVDSSIEFPIREHNGKQEKSKVTVNGTEATSTRQFQTYNTVKCIVGGTSGGTNSQQGKVPVSNVYSMMPVNWSTTNPNLAMVSRLATHHIPVKESSGSGEKKSLDENGNAVQGYGNERKKSRRKHAQEPNIYKVYKAETIEGHRNMDIDSLINFIESKESKGKKGKMTNTVRVKASSGAKPRPREKDAKREQLPAKLQKSNSLEEISKTKLEDLTAEKSISSSGASSISSQHGTTNVALRRAKQRSIGDTPVDCRGDRRSWGTEEGQSIYCNDTGDDYTTRRNSIKKINPEPEPEPDFLVVTKKKKSKKQRRRSSSGGRAQNLSTTGSYLQRSRGFNNEYRTPLSPELRRKSASSMPPSDKSDSSDLDSVHSLPVTSNTTKHNLTKNTTSSGGTPQASYADIARTATINISTSSVLKMTEIGPMMLNAACWPSVPSKTPSESDKIPQDYYPSLDELQHSDRKIKQHNFAHSNHVHSLSLSFDKPPSPVLSKVKSSPDNKKAEAHEEAINKNIQVFKYVRDIEKMHQRLAQETKIMNLNNSNPNSTETTTQTNQTPPKSNNSISNYYSPETDNFTSPENTNLKDANFNARINIPRPRRAYQQNIQNSSSQSQIENSKELKKSVTQQQEESNRKSGNGQSQTHSEEKESKRPGNPQNIISGQQQDSDASKLKSQNNPKIPTQNMLDGETTKSATESEKNSKLSKEQQTNLKHDSLKVGSIQNQNVKTDHREDNGVKKTKQLTKSNKEQSQKSTESQSSNKKNSSSRPAVILLDEATSDLLRNSESPSELIFGFEINEQLLLSDDSDETPEASSVFSTATPPLFDKPPPNFDRPPPMFDKHLRYDKPPPNFQMHPAHAQLHHHPMHHVMVPQLPYLSYGPPRFIPPPTYLPPPPPPGIMEKYHQQPMEDFSARYVAPEESVNVQNYNHDKIVTFVGSAWEDVMREMPVTASTGRVQYYSGQ
- the LOC124407335 gene encoding uncharacterized protein LOC124407335 isoform X1, whose product is MNTEDISLSSSSKMAPWPEHHQEPVAPDKTDENRVGTADTSTEAPTINEANTVVTVTTETSEISSNSTAQSVPGNSGLENKQEEPATLSTLNEGELRALLDEAITYKCPKDREGKSNLFKELLQEAEADETEEGRRVVTNSRCLPGSNRRRNKRDSVSERLTHGGSLQNLAQPISSEFDSSFTYLTSGCSHIYGGGRRKGKKHTGPSVSARQREGGSLPSNVNASHSLASLANLDILFDKKGFSDKRAAYDWANKDKSKSLDKPSYSGLKREEKDKEKKENKREIDIGQAADGDRELKDSKRGGRGKQITNEMVESDPPPPEPKPDYMVIDLSDVEVGGIGEHNAAGAGGGTQRPHAIEAEDDEGTEMKVIEPRLPVQFITHATFDIAQTPVDSSIEFPIREHNGKQEKSKVTVNGTEATSTRQFQTYNTVKCIVGGTSGGTNSQQGKVPVSNVYSMMPVNWSTTNPNLAMETVSRLATHHIPVKESSGSGEKKSLDENGNAVQGYGNERKKSRRKHAQEPNIYKVYKAETIEGHRNMDIDSLINFIESKESKGKKGKMTNTVRVKASSGAKPRPREKDAKREQLPAKLQKSNSLEEISKTKLEDLTAEKSISSSGASSISSQHGTTNVALRRAKQRSIGDTPVDCRGDRRSWGTEEGQSIYCNDTGDDYTTRRNSIKKINPEPEPEPDFLVVTKKKKSKKQRRRSSSGGRAQNLSTTGSYLQRSRGFNNEYRTPLSPELRRKSASSMPPSDKSDSSDLDSVHSLPVTSNTTKHNLTKNTTSSGGTPQASYADIARTATINISTSSVLKMTEIGPMMLNAACWPSVPSKTPSESDKIPQDYYPSLDELQHSDRKIKQHNFAHSNHVHSLSLSFDKPPSPVLSKVKSSPDNKKAEAHEEAINKNIQVFKYVRDIEKMHQRLAQETKIMNLNNSNPNSTETTTQTNQTPPKSNNSISNYYSPETDNFTSPENTNLKDANFNARINIPRPRRAYQQNIQNSSSQSQIENSKELKKSVTQQQEESNRKSGNGQSQTHSEEKESKRPGNPQNIISGQQQDSDASKLKSQNNPKIPTQNMLDGETTKSATESEKNSKLSKEQQTNLKHDSLKVGSIQNQNVKTDHREDNGVKKTKQLTKSNKEQSQKSTESQSSNKKNSSSRPAVILLDEATSDLLRNSESPSELIFGFEINEQLLLSDDSDETPEASSVFSTATPPLFDKPPPNFDRPPPMFDKHLRYDKPPPNFQMHPAHAQLHHHPMHHVMVPQLPYLSYGPPRFIPPPTYLPPPPPPGIMEKYHQQPMEDFSARYVAPEESVNVQNYNHDKIVTFVGSAWEDVMREMPVTASTGRVQYYSGQ
- the LOC124407335 gene encoding uncharacterized protein LOC124407335 isoform X3, with the translated sequence MITRTCHVTANVFKELLQEAEADETEEGRRVVTNSRCLPGSNRRRNKRDSVSERLTHGGSLQNLAQPISSEFDSSFTYLTSGCSHIYGGGRRKGKKHTGPSVSARQREGGSLPSNVNASHSLASLANLDILFDKKGFSDKRAAYDWANKDKSKSLDKPSYSGLKREEKDKEKKENKREIDIGQAADGDRELKDSKRGGRGKQITNEMVESDPPPPEPKPDYMVIDLSDVEVGGIGEHNAAGAGGGTQRPHAIEAEDDEGTEMKVIEPRLPVQFITHATFDIAQTPVDSSIEFPIREHNGKQEKSKVTVNGTEATSTRQFQTYNTVKCIVGGTSGGTNSQQGKVPVSNVYSMMPVNWSTTNPNLAMETVSRLATHHIPVKESSGSGEKKSLDENGNAVQGYGNERKKSRRKHAQEPNIYKVYKAETIEGHRNMDIDSLINFIESKESKGKKGKMTNTVRVKASSGAKPRPREKDAKREQLPAKLQKSNSLEEISKTKLEDLTAEKSISSSGASSISSQHGTTNVALRRAKQRSIGDTPVDCRGDRRSWGTEEGQSIYCNDTGDDYTTRRNSIKKINPEPEPEPDFLVVTKKKKSKKQRRRSSSGGRAQNLSTTGSYLQRSRGFNNEYRTPLSPELRRKSASSMPPSDKSDSSDLDSVHSLPVTSNTTKHNLTKNTTSSGGTPQASYADIARTATINISTSSVLKMTEIGPMMLNAACWPSVPSKTPSESDKIPQDYYPSLDELQHSDRKIKQHNFAHSNHVHSLSLSFDKPPSPVLSKVKSSPDNKKAEAHEEAINKNIQVFKYVRDIEKMHQRLAQETKIMNLNNSNPNSTETTTQTNQTPPKSNNSISNYYSPETDNFTSPENTNLKDANFNARINIPRPRRAYQQNIQNSSSQSQIENSKELKKSVTQQQEESNRKSGNGQSQTHSEEKESKRPGNPQNIISGQQQDSDASKLKSQNNPKIPTQNMLDGETTKSATESEKNSKLSKEQQTNLKHDSLKVGSIQNQNVKTDHREDNGVKKTKQLTKSNKEQSQKSTESQSSNKKNSSSRPAVILLDEATSDLLRNSESPSELIFGFEINEQLLLSDDSDETPEASSVFSTATPPLFDKPPPNFDRPPPMFDKHLRYDKPPPNFQMHPAHAQLHHHPMHHVMVPQLPYLSYGPPRFIPPPTYLPPPPPPGIMEKYHQQPMEDFSARYVAPEESVNVQNYNHDKIVTFVGSAWEDVMREMPVTASTGRVQYYSGQ